One stretch of Daphnia pulicaria isolate SC F1-1A chromosome 6, SC_F0-13Bv2, whole genome shotgun sequence DNA includes these proteins:
- the LOC124341726 gene encoding NACHT and WD repeat domain-containing protein 2-like isoform X2, with amino-acid sequence MDDQTVDKIFAGSLGTLPPVSSKIVRIFTSSTFTDTSMERNTLMATVYPKLKEYCREKHGLEFQVVDMRWGVRDEATDDHMTTELCMKEIENCQRLSMGPNFVVFLGQKYGYRPIPTYILASELAQFREILLTMGQEVILLDTWYKKDSNAVPPICILQPISSILVNFNNKRVPKLQQEDQAKWWDTLDRMQKLLRKAATTLYAQGQLDFDSMHNYLMSVTEREVINGLLKVRNTKNHVLAYVRYINNINLQNLRRAGLFIDIANRALDAEAVRLLANLRDERMPAKIEPSNLMRYTVEWIGRDGLANDTHDEYLQNFISHFYRNIARLVDRAMRKEDSSPQGQIVTEILQHLHACNNSVKVFYGRENDLEKVRRYILGPSIQPLTLFGAGGCGKTSLLARSGSLIITWLTEAQEKDSSSPAGDDGSNHPPPPTDNRRRGSNINGSGEGSNTKKGGETDRSNINGSGEGSNNKKGSETDRSESSSKTDSHNDATNFLKEEEMSRPDSGRASPSQGTASGTLSRRSSTTLSRQESDDTGFTASGASSRRQSSSGIFSPVSTMTDGRSSHRGSIALSTPIQEHPDPDPTSVPSTIKINKPIKPVLIMRYLGTTPDSSAITPMLISLCQQISYNYMIPFDAIPDDLVPLTAYFKQLLALATREQPLLVFLDSVDQIGGAQDANKMAWLPTRLPPFCKIVVSCVYEPENPEISKDCQTLRRMIDEEDNFIHVLALGEELASQVIRHWMRNSHRDLTNYQWRVVSNAIARCSLPIFVKLVFAEICRWKSYSRAQETHLASNVMDSIMMLFERIEIQHGRILVFHALAYITASKSGLSETELEDLLSLDDRVLDDVYQYHMPPVRRIPPLLWTRIRNDLPNYLSEREADGVSVLNWYHRQFKEAAKERYFKNQNLAIYFHSSIAEYFMGTWGGGNPKPFKYTEIQRMRFNLAEKEGEADRKVPLQPLVFVGKDGKVSRYNLRKFGELPYHLVRARRLDDLFHNVLFHYQWLHAKLSSCPLQAVLSDFEDTCNNLEDREISRETVRLTTRELMLVADALRLGGAILTQYPDLLASQLIGRLLPETGANLNVRRLLEQCDKEGINNCALMPTAHCLHTPGGPLKYSLEGHQFAVFGVCLTSDARFVVSVSNKFLIWDLSTSDLTRAVNPGIEGVFQGLILSPDDRFAAAWTNNSQTIILNLLTSEQIVINNPLQEEETVRGACLLDTHCVLYGQSQWVLLTMQGVAVEIRRERCPLSQPQFQLLSMDFESHGKYHVVFWTGDLDDKRLVLQTINDGQRTNPLELHSAMVMNRKRDILYTCADLNSANVSVFRLNNQPTGNNRKGRNCNDEESGQAGGWCKGNILDGDDLLLQLSLSETENHVLGTTALGFCIWNAADFENKTPSAKRIDLKLPTGVRNISVSLLQSNSIILSKNDEFAVAGVRKNLYVWKIPTGQLVKVLDAHFGRILAIVPYTIGPWNSVITSSIDRSVKVWNLNNVFEQVHVIDRHELQIDSISLCQTTGVAVTVTRGCVGVWHILTGKLMDKLAYNALGAIVTHALITQDGRHILAAESGSILIWEWPKRRVFFRAEQPSVKQIMLMEEDTKFLTASRLGPANEGKAVVVVRDCPNGVALYEVEIPVRTFRPAILTNDGLMLVMQGHEKNRDYLYVFQSQTGVLIHKFIPRYQGAKKDQAGLLIPVPGKATQVALMDQDKGVVFDVRTKKHIRTIRRWSGQVTKDGRLGLYAPSRGGLELIELRSSSTVSQLISRSAEGVFTNVTSFNATDQYVLYYHSGHKTLRVFRVLDGQMLANYRLAAELTAIDTTTDGRCVVIGTLDGCLSVLAIADPAVPGSFQFLASLPSRTRQTRIPSAVSGESSRSDQDGDSNKKNRKGDKESGGGSHITLKAAATVAASWAKATQITNNKTGTVQKVTSKACVIS; translated from the exons ATGGACGACCAAACGGTCGACAAAATTTTCGCTGGCTCTTTGGGCACCTTGCCCCCAGTCAGCTCCAAGATTGTCCGTATCTTCACCAGTTCCACCTTCACAG ACACTTCGATGGAACGAAACACTTTGATGGCCACAGTCTATCCcaaattaaaagaatattgCAGGGAAAAGCACGGattagaatttcaa GTTGTTGACATGCGATGGGGTGTTCGAGATGAAGCTACCGACGATCACATGACGACAGAAt TGTGTATGAAGGAGATTGAAAACTGTCAACGTCTGTCAATGGGACCCAACTTTGTG GTCTTCTTGGGACAAAAGTATGGCTACCGTCCCATACCAACTTATATTTTAGCTTCTGAATTGGCTCAATTTCGTGAAATACTTTTGACCATGGGTCAAGAAGTTATATTGCTCGACACGTGGTACAAAAAGGATTCAAACGCCGTGCCTCCCATTTGCATTCTCCAGCCTATTTCTTCCATCCTggtcaatttcaacaacaaa AGGGTACCGAAGCTGCAACAAGAAGATCAAGCCAAATGGTGGGATACCCTGGATCGAATGCAGAAATTATTGAGAAAAGCTGCCACCACACTCTATGCTCAAGGGCAGCTGGATTTTGATTCAATGCACAACTATTTAATGTCTG TCACTGAAAGAGAAGTCATCAATGGATTATTAAAAGTGCGAAATACTAAGAATCACGTCTTGGCCTACGTCCGTTACATCAACAACATTAACCTTCAGAATTTGAGAAGAGCCGGTCTCTTTATTGATATCGCCAATAGGGCTCTAGATGCTGAAGCCGTTCGCTTATTGGCCAATCTCCGTGATGAACGAATGCCCGCTAAAATCGAACCGTCCAATCTTATGAG ATACACGGTGGagtggattggccgtgatggaTTGGCAAATGACACCCACGACGAGTACCTTCAGAAtttcatttctcatttttaccGAAACATTGCGCGGTTAGTGGATCGAGCTATGCGCAAAGAAGATTCAAGCCCTCAAGGGCAGATAGTTACCGAAATCCTTCAACATCTTCACGCCTGCAATAATTCCGTCAAAGTCTTTTACGGGCGAGAGAACGATCTGGAAAAGGTCCGTCGCTACATCCTGGGTCCTTCCATTCAGCCGCTCACTCTTTTCGGAGCCGGCGGATGCGGCAAGACTTCACTATTGGCTAGATCCGGCAGTCTCATCATCACCTGGCTGACTGAAGCTCAGGAAA AAGACTCATCTTCTCCTGCGGGGGATGACGGAAGCAACCACCCTCCTCCGCCTACCGATAACCGACGCCGTGGAAGTAACATCAACGGGTCGGGAGAAGGATCGAATACCAAGAAAGGAGGTGAGACGGATCGGAGTAACATCAACGGGTCGGGAGAAGGAtcgaataacaaaaaaggaagTGAAACGGACCGGAGCGAAAGCAGCAGTAAAACCGATAGCCACAACGACGCTACCAATTTcttgaaggaagaagaaatgtcCCGTCCGGATTCCGGAAGAGCCAGTCCAAGTCAAGGAACCGCTTCCGGAACATTAAGTCGGAGGAGCAGCACCACCTTGTCAAGACAAGAATCTGACGATACAGGATTCACAGCAAGTGGTGCCAGTAGTCGTCGTCAAAGTTCCAGTGGCATCTTCAGTCCAGTTTCCACCATGACTGACG GTCGAAGTAGCCATCGAGGCTCTATTGCTCTTAGCACTCCAATACAAGAGCATCCAGATCCGGATCCAACATCAGTTCCGTCGACTATCAAAATTAATAAACCAATTAAACCCGTCCTTATCATGCGCTACCTTGGGACGACACCGGATTCCAGCGCCATCACACCCATGTTAATTTCACTTTGCCAACAA ATATCTTATAACTACATGATCCCTTTTGACGCGATTCCGGACGACTTGGTACCACTGACAGCATATTTCAAACAATTGCTGGCGTTAGCTACAAGAGAACAACCGCTTCTCGTTTTTCTCGACTCGGTGGATCAAATCG GTGGAGCTCAGGATGCCAACAAGATGGCTTGGTTACCAACTCGTTTACCTCCCTTCTGTAAAATCGTTGTCTCTTGTGTCTACGAACCGGAAAACCCCGAAATATCCAAAGACTGTCAGACCTTACGTCGAATGATTGACGAAGAAGATAACTTCATTCATGTTTTGGCTTTGGGCGAAGAGCTGGCCTCTCAAGTCATACG acaTTGGATGCGCAACAGTCATCGTGATTTGACAAATTATCAGTGGCGTGTCGTGTCAAACGCTATCGCCCGATGTTCGCTTCCGATTTTCGTCAAATTGGTTTTCGCCGAGATTTGCAGGTGGAAATCGTACTCACGCGCCCAGGAAACGCATTTGGCTTCGAACGTTATGGACAGTATTATGATGTTGTTCGAGCGAATTGAAATTCAG CATGGTCGCATTCTTGTGTTTCACGCCTTAGCCTACATCACGGCTTCCAAAAGCGGATTGTCTGAGACGGAACTGGAAGATCTGCTGTCGCTGGACGACCGTGTGCTTGACGATGTGTATCAGTACCACATGCCACCAGTTAGGCGAATTCCACCTCTGCTATGGACGCGCATCCGCAATGATCTTCCCAATTACCTGTCTGAAAGAGAGGCCGATGGAGTCTCGGTACTTAATTGGTACCACAG ACAATTTAAGGAAGCGGCGAAGGAGCGTTACTTCAAGAACCAGAACTTGGCTATTTACTTCCACTCTTCCATAGCGGAATATTTCATGGGCACCTGGGGCGGTGGCAATCCCAAGCCATTTAAATACACCGAAATTCAACGAATGCG ATTTAATTTAgctgaaaaagaaggagaagccGACCGCAAAGTTCCGCTCCAGCCGCTGGTATTTGTTGGTAAAGACGGCAAAGTGTCTCGCTACAATTTGCGCAAG TTTGGAGAGCTGCCGTATCATTTGGTTCGTGCCAGGAGATTGGACGACCTTTTCCATAACGTCTTGTTTCATTACCAGTGGCTCCACGCCAAACTGTCGTCCTGTCCACTCCAGGCCGTTTTATCTGATTTTGAAGACACATGCAACAACCTCGAGGATCGAGAAATATCGAG AGAGACTGTCCGCCTAACTACAAG GGAATTGATGCTTGTAGCCGATGCTCTGCGTCTTGGAGGAGCCATTTTAACGCAATACCCTGACCTG TTGGCTTCCCAATTAATTGGTCGCTTGCTGCCGGAAACCGGAGCCAATTTGAACGTTCGTCGACTTCTGGAACAGTGCGATAAAGAAGGAATCAACAACTGTGCTCTTATGCCTACCGCCCACTGTCTCCACACACCCGGAGGACCTCTGAAA TATTCGTTGGAAGGGCATCAGTTTGCCGTGTTTGGTGTCTGCCTAACGTCGGACGCTCGATTCGTTGTTTCCGTTTCCAACAAGTTTCTCATCTGGGACTTGTCCACATCCGATTTAACACGAGCCGTCAATCCGGGAATCGAAGGTGTTTTTCAG GGTCTGATACTCAGTCCGGACGATCGCTTTGCTGCCGCTTGGACAAACAACAGTCAG accATCATATTGAATTTATTAACCAGCGAGCAGATTGTGATCAACAATCCACTccaggaagaagaaacggTCAGAGGAGCTTGCTTGCTCGACACG CACTGCGTACTGTACGGTCAAAGCCAGTGGGTGTTGTTGACCATGCAGGGCGTTGCCGTTGAGATCCGCCGTGAAAGGTGTCCGTTAAGTCAGCCGCAGTTCCAGCTTCTCTCCATGGACTTTGAATCGCACGGGAAATATCACGTTGTGTTTTGGACGGGTGATTTGGATGACAAACGGTTAGTGTTGCAAACTATCAACGACGGGCAGCGAACCAATCCACTCGAACTCCACAGCGCTATGGTGATGAACCGGAAGCGCGATATTCTCTACACCTGTGCGGATCTTAACAGTGCCAACGTTTCCGTCTTCAGATTAAACA ATCAACCAACAGGGAATAATAGAAAAGGTCGCAACTGCAACGATGAAGAATCGGGTCAAGCTGGCGGATGGTGTAAAGGCAACATCCTTGACGGTGATGACTTGCTTCTTCAGTTGAGCTTAAGTGAAACGGAAAATCACGTCTTGGGCACCACTGCCCTCGGTTTCTGTATATGGAACGCTGCCGATTTTGAAAACAAGACGCCGAGTGCCAAAAGAATCGATTTGAAGTTACCCACCGGAGTCAGGAACATCTCCGTCAGTCTGTTGCAATCAAACAGCATTATACTCAGCAAGAACGACGAATTTGCGGTTGCTGGTGTCAG GAAAAATCTctacgtttggaaaattcctACCGGACAACTAGTCAAAGTCTTGGATGCTCATTTTGGCAGAATATTAGCCATCGTGCCGTATACGATTGGTCCGTGGAATTCG GTCATCACTTCTTCAATCGATCGTAGCGTCAAAGTTTGGAATTTGAATAACGTCTTCGAACAAGTTCACGTGATCGATCGTCACGAACTCCAAATTGATTCCATAAG CTTGTGTCAAACAACCGGAGTGGCCGTGACGGTGACTCGTGGTTGCGTAGGGGTGTGGCACATCCTAACAGGCAAACTAATGGATAAATTGGCTTACAACGCTTTAGGAGCTATCGTAACTCACGCGTTAATCACACAGGACGGCAG ACACATTCTGGCAGCCGAGTCTGGTAGCATATTGATATGGGAATGGCCAAAACGTCGCGTTTTCTTCCGGGCTGAACAGCCTTCCGTCAAGCAAATTATGCTTATGGAGGAGGACACCAAATTCTTAACGGCGTCTCGATTAGGACCGGCCAACGAAGGAAAAGCTGTTGTGGTAGTCCG TGACTGCCCGAATGGTGTGGCTTTATACGAAGTGGAAATTCCGGTGCGAACCTTCCGTCCAGCCATTTTGACCAACGACGGTCTTATGCTGGTCATGCAGGGACACGAAAAGAATCGCGACTACCTTTATGTCTTCCAGTCTCAGACGGGCGTTCTGATACACAAATTCATTCCGCGCTACCAGGGTGCTAAGAAAGATCAAGCTGGCCTGCTGATCCCTGTGCCCGGTAAAGCCACTCAAGTCGCTCTGATGGACCAAGACAAAG gGGTTGTTTTCGATGTCCGTACAAAGAAACACATCCGCACCATTCGTCGCTGGAGTGGCCAAGTGACCAAGGACGGCCGATTAGGACTCTACGCTCCTTCAAGAGGCGGATTGGAACTG attgaatTGCGATCAAGTTCGACCGTCTCCCAGCTCATCTCTCGCTCGGCTGAAGGTGTCTTTACCAACGTGACTAGTTTCAACGCCACCGATCAGTACGTGTTGTACTATCACAGTGGACACAAGACCCTGCGTGTATTCAGAGTTCTTGATGGTCAAATGTTAGCCAATTACCGGCTGGCAGCTGAGCTAACAGCCATTGACACCACAACGGATGGGCGATGCGTAGTGATCGGTACGCTGGATGGTTGTCTGTCAGTTTTGGCCATTGCCGATCCAGCGGTGCCCGGATCGTTTCAGTTTCTCGCGTCGTTACCGTCACGCACTCGACAAACGCGAATTCCATCAGCCGTCAGTGGCGAATCGAGTCGTTCAGATCAGGATGGcgattcaaataaaaagaaccgaAAAGGCGACAAAGAATCCGGAGGTGGCTCCCATATCACGTTAAAAGCGGCCGCAACCGTAGCGGCTTCTTGGGCTAAAGCAACTCAAATCACGAATAATAAAACTGGCACCGTCCAGAAAGTGACGTCAAAAGCCTGCGTCATTTCTTAA